One segment of Pseudomonas asgharzadehiana DNA contains the following:
- a CDS encoding anti-virulence regulator CigR family protein translates to MIKSLKVVSVALSIVLFAGSGMALADPGNGKGQGNNKGNSQGGQGHDKPKGKGGSSSHGPSVDRGSVLNVLGGYRDYWSPGPSLPPGIQKNLARGKPLPPGIAKKLDGRLLGQLPRYDGYEWQQAGTDLILVAVATGIIYEVLNGAFD, encoded by the coding sequence ATGATCAAATCGTTGAAGGTCGTGTCTGTTGCGCTGTCGATTGTGCTGTTTGCCGGGAGCGGCATGGCGCTGGCTGATCCAGGCAATGGCAAGGGGCAAGGTAACAATAAAGGCAATAGCCAAGGCGGGCAGGGCCATGACAAGCCCAAAGGCAAAGGTGGGTCGAGCAGCCACGGCCCTAGTGTTGATCGCGGCAGCGTGCTGAATGTGTTGGGGGGGTATCGCGACTACTGGAGCCCGGGGCCGTCTTTACCGCCGGGTATCCAGAAGAACCTGGCGCGCGGCAAGCCGCTGCCACCGGGTATTGCCAAAAAACTCGATGGCCGTTTATTGGGCCAGTTGCCCCGTTACGACGGGTATGAGTGGCAGCAGGCGGGCACCGACCTGATATTGGTGGCTGTCGCGACAGGCATTATCTACGAAGTGCTCAATGGCGCCTTTGATTGA